One region of Ornithinibacter aureus genomic DNA includes:
- a CDS encoding HU family DNA-binding protein yields MNKADLVKELESTFGSRKAAGEALDAVLDTIIREVSRGGKVSITGFGTFDRVERAPRTGRNPHTGTSVRIPEVKAPRFRAGTAFKSYVKEPHTLPKDGTATGRAPAGTAAAKKSASA; encoded by the coding sequence GTGAACAAGGCAGATCTGGTCAAGGAACTGGAGTCGACGTTCGGCAGCCGCAAAGCGGCAGGGGAAGCACTGGATGCCGTTCTCGACACCATCATCCGGGAAGTGTCCCGGGGTGGGAAGGTGTCGATCACCGGTTTCGGCACGTTCGATCGGGTCGAGCGGGCACCCCGCACCGGCCGCAACCCGCACACCGGGACCTCGGTGCGCATTCCCGAGGTCAAGGCGCCGCGCTTTCGGGCCGGCACCGCGTTCAAGTCCTATGTCAAGGAGCCGCACACCCTGCCCAAGGACGGCACTGCGACCGGTCGCGCCCCGGCAGGCACGGCAGCGGCCAAGAAGTCGGCGTCCGCCTGA
- the leuD gene encoding 3-isopropylmalate dehydratase small subunit encodes MEAFTTHTGVGVPLRRSNVDTDQIIPAVYLKRVTRTGFEDGLFAAWRGDETFVLNDPNYAAGSVLVAGPDFGTGSSREHAVWALMNYGFRVVISSRFADIFRGNSGKQGLLTAQCSQDDVELLWKLLENHPGTSVTVDLVSRTITAGDLVARFEVDDYTRWRLLEGHDDISLTLRHEGDISTFEGSRPIWKPAVTG; translated from the coding sequence ATGGAAGCCTTCACCACCCACACCGGCGTCGGTGTGCCGCTGCGCCGCAGCAACGTCGACACCGACCAGATCATCCCGGCCGTCTACCTCAAGCGGGTCACCCGCACCGGCTTCGAGGACGGCCTGTTCGCCGCCTGGCGTGGCGATGAGACGTTCGTGCTGAACGACCCGAACTACGCGGCCGGATCGGTGCTCGTGGCCGGGCCGGACTTCGGGACCGGGTCCTCGCGCGAGCACGCGGTCTGGGCGCTGATGAACTACGGCTTCCGGGTCGTCATCTCCTCGCGGTTCGCCGACATCTTCCGCGGCAACAGCGGCAAGCAGGGGCTGCTGACGGCCCAGTGCAGCCAGGACGACGTCGAGCTGCTCTGGAAGCTGCTTGAGAACCACCCCGGCACCTCCGTCACCGTCGACCTGGTCTCACGCACCATCACCGCCGGTGATCTCGTGGCCCGTTTCGAGGTCGACGACTACACGCGGTGGCGCCTGCTCGAGGGCCATGACGACATCAGTCTCACGCTTCGTCACGAGGGTGATATTTCTACTTTCGAAGGTTCGCGTCCGATCTGGAAGCCGGCCGTCACCGGCTGA
- the murA gene encoding UDP-N-acetylglucosamine 1-carboxyvinyltransferase has protein sequence MTSSLVVDGGSPLVGDIEVRGAKNLVSKAMVAVMLAEERCRLRGVPEISDVQIVSGLLELHGVVIDSTDRDGELVLDPTNVEQAHIADIDTHAGSSRVPVLLCGPLLHRLGEAFIPDLGGCRIGERPINYHLDVLRTFGAVVEKRQDGLRLTAPNGLHAADIHLPYPSVGATEQVLLTAVRAIGRTTLRGAAIEPEIMDLIAILQKMGAIISVQTDRVILIEGVDRLGGFDHLAIPDRIEAGSWACAALATRGDIYVRGAQQLPMMPFLNVFRRIGGKFEIDDDGIRFWHPGGTLNSIAIETDVHPGFMTDWQQPLVVALTQTAGLSIVHETVYENRLGFTDALVDAGAHIQTFRECLGGSPCRFGRANYQHSAVISGPTPLQAAEITVPDLRGGFSYVIAALAAQGRSTVHGIDLIHRGYERFSEKLDNLGAVYKLP, from the coding sequence ATGACCTCATCCCTCGTCGTCGACGGCGGCTCCCCGCTCGTTGGTGACATCGAGGTCAGGGGCGCCAAGAACCTGGTCTCCAAGGCCATGGTCGCGGTGATGCTGGCCGAGGAAAGGTGTCGCCTGCGAGGCGTGCCCGAGATCTCCGACGTGCAGATCGTCAGCGGCCTCCTTGAGCTGCACGGGGTCGTCATCGACTCCACCGATCGTGACGGTGAACTGGTCCTCGACCCGACCAACGTCGAACAGGCCCACATCGCCGACATCGACACCCATGCCGGCTCCTCCCGGGTGCCCGTGCTGCTCTGCGGCCCGCTGCTCCACCGCCTGGGCGAGGCGTTCATCCCCGACCTCGGGGGCTGCCGCATCGGCGAACGCCCCATCAACTACCACCTCGACGTGCTGCGCACCTTCGGGGCGGTGGTCGAGAAGCGCCAGGACGGCCTGCGCCTGACCGCGCCCAACGGACTGCACGCCGCTGACATCCACCTGCCGTACCCGAGCGTTGGGGCGACCGAGCAGGTGCTGCTCACCGCCGTGCGCGCCATCGGTCGCACGACGTTGCGGGGTGCCGCGATCGAGCCCGAGATCATGGACCTCATCGCCATCCTGCAGAAGATGGGCGCGATCATCTCGGTCCAGACCGACCGGGTCATCCTCATCGAGGGCGTCGACCGGCTCGGCGGGTTCGACCACCTCGCGATCCCCGACCGCATCGAGGCCGGCTCCTGGGCCTGCGCGGCGCTGGCCACCCGTGGTGACATCTACGTCCGCGGCGCCCAGCAGCTGCCGATGATGCCGTTCCTCAACGTCTTCCGACGCATCGGGGGCAAGTTCGAGATCGACGACGACGGCATCCGGTTCTGGCACCCGGGGGGCACGCTGAACTCCATCGCCATCGAGACCGACGTGCACCCCGGGTTCATGACCGACTGGCAGCAGCCGCTCGTCGTCGCACTCACCCAGACCGCGGGGCTCTCCATCGTCCACGAGACGGTCTACGAGAACCGGCTCGGCTTCACCGACGCACTCGTCGACGCGGGGGCGCACATCCAGACCTTCCGTGAGTGCCTGGGAGGCTCGCCGTGCCGGTTCGGGCGGGCGAACTACCAGCACTCTGCGGTCATCTCCGGCCCGACCCCGCTGCAGGCGGCGGAGATCACCGTGCCCGACCTGCGTGGCGGGTTCAGCTACGTCATCGCCGCCCTGGCGGCGCAGGGCCGCTCCACGGTGCACGGCATCGACCTCATCCACCGCGGGTACGAGCGCTTCTCCGAAAAGCTCGACAACCTCGGGGCCGTCTACAAGCTCCCCTGA